The stretch of DNA CGAATGATTCGTGTTCTGTCCAAGTCTCTTCAACTCGTGCCAGAGCAGGCACCGGCGGAAGCAGCACTTGAACAGCTGATTGATATAGCACTTTTAACAAAAGATGAAGAATGGTTTGGGCAGCTGCTGAAACAGCTGAAGGAACTGCGAACGCAATATTCATAAAAGAATCAGCTCTCTGCTTTAGCAGAGAGCTCATTTTATCAAAGGAGATTTTGGAATGAAATCAAAATATGCATCTTTATTTGAAACAGCCACATGGCGCAGCGGTCTTGAATTAAAAAATAAAATCGTGATGGCTCCAATGACGAACTTCTCGTCGAACGAAGACGGTACTGTGACGGATGCGGAAATTGCTTATTACGCACGCCGCTCAAAAGGAGTGTCAGCAGTTATTACAGCTTGTACATATGTAACACCAAACGGAAAAGGATTTGAGGGAGAGTTTGCTGCTGACCGGGATGAAATGATTCCAAGTCTTGCGCGTCTTGCCTCTGCGATCAAAGCCGAAGGCGCTAAAGCCATTTTACAAATTTTCCATGGAGGCCGCCAGGCGCCGCCTCATTTAGTGGATGGAGACGTAGTCAGCGCCAGCAGCGTACCGGCTGAAGCAGAAGGAAGCCCTGTGCCGCGCGAATTATCTGCTACGGAAGTAGAAGAAATCGTTGCTGCTTTTGGGGAAACAACCCGCCGGGCAGTGGAAGCCGGCTTTGACGGCGTAGAAATTCACGGCGCGAACGGCTACTTGATTCAGCAATTTTTCTCTCCTCATTCAAACCGCCGGGAAGATCGGTGGGGAGAACGCCTGGCATTTCCGCTTGCCGTTGTAGATGCGGTGAAACAAGCCGCTGCAAAAGCAGATCACCCGTTTGCGGTCGGCTATCGCTTTTCACCGGAAGAGCCGGAAACACC from Domibacillus sp. DTU_2020_1001157_1_SI_ALB_TIR_016 encodes:
- a CDS encoding NADH-dependent flavin oxidoreductase — its product is MKSKYASLFETATWRSGLELKNKIVMAPMTNFSSNEDGTVTDAEIAYYARRSKGVSAVITACTYVTPNGKGFEGEFAADRDEMIPSLARLASAIKAEGAKAILQIFHGGRQAPPHLVDGDVVSASSVPAEAEGSPVPRELSATEVEEIVAAFGETTRRAVEAGFDGVEIHGANGYLIQQFFSPHSNRREDRWGERLAFPLAVVDAVKQAAAKADHPFAVGYRFSPEEPETPGITMADTLELIDALKEKELDYLHVSLMEFWSEPRRGVDDTRTRLEIIKERAGDAVPVIGVGSIYTADDAVKALGTGVDLIAIGRGLIIEPDWVQKVESGQEESISVKLDKEAQEQLVVPDPLWKAIIHTPGWFPGV